The following are from one region of the Euleptes europaea isolate rEulEur1 chromosome 11, rEulEur1.hap1, whole genome shotgun sequence genome:
- the RPP38 gene encoding ribonuclease P protein subunit p38, giving the protein MATQGGKGSVRKSKHIISKTSLNSPYPLQWSTLDGTDMHFILDALEDVMKQVGLKKIEFRRKKKPSLSKKQDKEQWQDGSSKPPDNNEMEDAQAHGWTDLDIRGQLAIGINEVTRALEKNELLLVLVCKSAKPAMITSHLILLSASRAIPACQVPRLSERLAPVLGLTSVLALGFKRSTDAFAEVAKAVIPRIPSLDVPWIQHGTEQPPVSEDIQPMDLQASELTQLEPGGCTSSLKQKRMDSGQLLSPTATLQVLKVKKIIPNPNRRRKLPKTKKRISK; this is encoded by the coding sequence ATGGCCACTCAAGGAGGGAAGGGATCAGTCCGGAAATCAAAGCACATTATTTCCAAGACATCTTTAAATAGCCCATATCCCCTCCAGTGGAGTACCTTGGACGGAACAGATATGCACTTCATACTAGACGCCTTGGAAGATGTTATGAAACAGGTTGGACTTAAAAAGATAGAGTTTCGGAGGAAGAAAAAACCCTCTTTATCAAAAAAGCAAGATAAAGAACAATGGCAGGATGGTTCCAGCAAACCTCCAGATAACAATGAAATGGAAGACGCTCAAGCACACGGTTGGACTGATTTGGACATCAGAGGCCAACTTGCTATTGGGATCAATGAAGTAACcagagctttggaaaaaaatgaaTTACTCCTAGTGCTGGTGTGTAAGTCTGCCAAACCTGCCATGATCACGTCACACCTTATTTTGCTCAGTGCAAGTCGGGCCATCCCTGCATGTCAGGTTCCCCGTCTCAGTGAAAGACTGGCACCAGTTCTTGGGTTAACATCagtcctggcactgggatttaaaCGGAGCACTGATGCCTTTGCAGAAGTGGCTAAAGCAGTCATCCCACGGATCCCTAGCTTGGATGTGCCATGGATTCAGCACGGAACCGAACAGCCCCCCGTGAGTGAAGATATTCAGCCAATGGATCTACAGGCCAGTGAGCTGACTCAATTAGAACCTGGAGGGTGCACCTCAAGCCTCAAGCAGAAGAGAATGGACAGCGGCCAGCTTCTCTCTCCCACTGCAACGTTGCAAGTTctcaaagttaaaaaaataattcccAACCCGAACAGGAGAAGAAAACTTCCCAAAACTAAAAAACGGATTTCAAAATAA